A part of bacterium genomic DNA contains:
- a CDS encoding transposase, translated as MNVVKGSHAPGRPVVYRSRGLRGVLRRNRKVSAPFLVSHITQHAVGDECLFKTAADRLVFLELLGEAARKFRFKLLSYCLMTNHVHLLLQQEEDNLPRSLKELFFRYSRKFNRKYSRQGHLFYDTYHQVACCDTSRLLSQSIYIHLNPVRAGMVADPEDYPWSSCRYFVRPLAGTALVDKFFILQMLGESPFQCAQAYRDLLSAARGEEAESGEDQKFALLLWDWRARGKLRLTGSVPAAGLSGAGDDEGLLELLRCVHSSGGFKSVSQAGTRRRLVGALRARGYAPGHLAAFLGVSERQLRR; from the coding sequence ATGAATGTCGTCAAAGGATCTCACGCTCCCGGGCGCCCCGTTGTCTACCGAAGCCGAGGATTGCGGGGCGTTCTGCGCCGCAACAGAAAAGTCAGCGCTCCCTTCTTGGTTTCCCACATCACCCAGCACGCCGTGGGAGACGAGTGTTTGTTCAAAACCGCCGCCGACCGCCTGGTCTTCCTCGAATTGTTGGGGGAGGCCGCCCGGAAATTTCGGTTCAAGCTCCTGTCGTACTGCTTGATGACCAACCACGTGCATCTGCTGCTTCAGCAGGAGGAGGACAATCTCCCCCGGTCCTTGAAAGAATTGTTTTTCCGCTACTCCCGGAAGTTCAACCGGAAATACTCCCGCCAGGGCCACCTTTTTTACGACACCTACCACCAGGTGGCGTGTTGCGATACCAGCCGCCTGCTCAGCCAGTCCATCTATATCCATCTCAACCCCGTCCGCGCGGGCATGGTCGCGGATCCTGAAGATTACCCCTGGTCGTCGTGCCGGTATTTCGTCCGGCCGCTGGCCGGGACCGCTCTGGTCGATAAGTTCTTCATTCTGCAGATGTTGGGAGAATCGCCGTTCCAGTGCGCCCAGGCGTACCGGGACCTTTTGAGCGCGGCCCGGGGGGAGGAAGCGGAATCGGGCGAGGACCAGAAATTCGCGCTGCTGCTCTGGGATTGGAGGGCCCGGGGGAAACTACGCTTAACCGGAAGTGTGCCCGCCGCCGGCCTCTCCGGCGCCGGCGACGACGAGGGGTTGCTGGAATTGCTGCGCTGCGTGCATTCCTCGGGAGGGTTCAAGAGCGTCAGCCAGGCGGGGACTCGTCGGCGGCTGGTCGGCGCCCTGCGCGCCCGGGGTTATGCGCCGGGCCATCTGGCCGCGTTTCTCGGCGTGAGCGAGCGTCAACTCCGTCGTTGA
- a CDS encoding nucleoside triphosphate pyrophosphohydrolase family protein: MSIPTDSSRSPGLGEMVEAVREFHRRHDLKERGGEEMLHRMNLMMEELGEICQCLTKGKPREELIEEHADLLILLLGNAVSLDFDLEKAFWEKMDRIMKRPARMVGGTVRVTET; the protein is encoded by the coding sequence ATGTCTATTCCCACTGACAGCTCCCGAAGCCCCGGGCTGGGGGAGATGGTCGAGGCGGTCAGGGAGTTTCACCGCCGCCACGACCTGAAGGAGCGGGGCGGGGAAGAGATGCTCCACCGGATGAATCTGATGATGGAGGAGCTGGGCGAGATCTGTCAGTGCCTGACCAAAGGCAAGCCCCGGGAAGAGCTGATCGAGGAGCACGCCGACCTGCTCATCCTGCTGCTGGGCAACGCCGTCTCCCTCGATTTCGACCTGGAGAAAGCTTTCTGGGAAAAAATGGACCGGATCATGAAACGCCCCGCCCGCATGGTCGGCGGGACCGTGAGGGTTACCGAGACCTGA
- the mgtE gene encoding magnesium transporter, whose protein sequence is MDQDRHSLEEAIRDIRLEESGGRPPRTSPAALAESLSGLDEARKTETVAALAPAEAGEVLWKADRSSRAEIVQRLDDERLGRICSSAAPDRAADFLRLLPPRRRGRVLPLLVPRQEKLVRRLLSFPPDSAGARMSPDVVPFDREMTVDQAVARMREHESQGEIFHCYVVDGSGKLLGVVPMRKLLTASGSTRLGEMIRPFVVSVRTDMDQEEVARVATRHVIYALPVVDEEGKLVGSITLDKVLRVIQEEATEDMYKMAGTDQKEIVSESVFRIARIRAPWLFASWMGGLGASLIIGVFEESIARVAALAAFLPIVLGMGGNIGTQSATVVVRGLAMGYIDVNALGRTVFREMRIGVILGMTYGVLLGVFATVLHYRAYGINLGFTVGTAIFCSMCLAATMGTFIPMLLRRLNVDPAIATGPFVTTSIDILGIVAYFTVASLILL, encoded by the coding sequence ATGGATCAGGATCGGCATTCGCTGGAGGAGGCCATCAGGGATATCCGCCTGGAAGAATCCGGGGGGAGACCGCCTCGGACTTCTCCGGCGGCGCTGGCCGAATCCTTGAGCGGCCTCGACGAGGCCCGGAAAACGGAGACGGTGGCGGCCCTGGCCCCGGCGGAAGCGGGAGAGGTCCTTTGGAAGGCGGATCGGTCGTCGCGGGCTGAAATCGTTCAACGCCTGGACGATGAGCGTCTGGGCCGGATCTGTTCCTCCGCCGCTCCCGACCGGGCCGCGGATTTTCTGCGGTTGCTCCCGCCGCGGCGGCGGGGTCGGGTTCTGCCTCTGCTTGTCCCCCGTCAGGAAAAGCTGGTGCGCAGGTTGCTGAGCTTCCCTCCCGACTCCGCCGGGGCGCGGATGTCGCCCGACGTCGTTCCCTTCGACCGGGAGATGACCGTGGACCAGGCCGTGGCCCGGATGAGGGAGCACGAGTCGCAGGGCGAGATTTTTCATTGCTACGTGGTCGACGGCTCCGGAAAGCTCTTGGGAGTGGTGCCCATGCGCAAACTTCTGACCGCTTCCGGCTCCACCCGTCTGGGGGAGATGATCCGCCCCTTCGTGGTTTCGGTGAGAACCGATATGGACCAGGAGGAAGTGGCGCGGGTGGCGACCCGGCACGTGATCTACGCGCTCCCCGTGGTGGACGAGGAAGGGAAACTGGTGGGGTCGATCACCCTCGACAAGGTTCTGAGAGTGATCCAGGAGGAGGCCACCGAGGATATGTACAAGATGGCCGGGACCGATCAGAAGGAGATCGTCTCCGAATCGGTCTTCCGGATCGCCCGTATCCGCGCTCCCTGGCTGTTCGCCAGTTGGATGGGAGGCTTGGGCGCGTCCCTGATCATCGGCGTCTTCGAAGAGTCGATCGCCCGGGTGGCCGCCCTGGCCGCGTTTCTTCCCATCGTCCTGGGCATGGGCGGGAATATCGGCACCCAGAGCGCGACGGTGGTCGTCCGCGGCCTGGCCATGGGGTATATCGACGTCAACGCCTTGGGGCGAACGGTGTTCCGGGAAATGCGGATCGGGGTGATCCTGGGGATGACCTACGGCGTCCTGCTCGGGGTCTTCGCCACCGTCCTTCATTACCGGGCGTACGGGATCAATCTCGGGTTCACGGTGGGAACGGCCATTTTCTGCTCCATGTGCCTAGCCGCGACCATGGGAACGTTCATTCCCATGCTGTTGCGGCGTTTGAACGTCGATCCCGCCATCGCCACCGGTCCTTTCGTCACCACCTCCATCGATATTCTCGGCATCGTCGCCTACTTCACCGTCGCTTCCCTCATCCTCCTCTGA